In a single window of the Photobacterium profundum SS9 genome:
- a CDS encoding GIY-YIG nuclease family protein — protein MKNQDAMPLDSIDSIDSIDSIDSKLAPLETQQPIWSVYLIRTVSNTLYCGVTTDVQRRYSEHQSGKKGAKYLKGKGPLTLAWHEEVGDKRLAMQIEYRIKQLPKIKKEAIITQYLNVKMLIP, from the coding sequence ATGAAAAACCAAGATGCAATGCCACTTGATAGCATTGATAGCATTGATAGCATTGATAGCATTGATAGCAAACTTGCCCCTTTAGAAACGCAGCAACCAATCTGGTCGGTTTACTTGATTCGAACGGTATCTAATACTCTGTACTGTGGTGTCACAACAGATGTTCAGCGGCGCTATAGTGAGCACCAATCTGGGAAAAAAGGGGCAAAGTACCTAAAAGGGAAGGGACCGCTGACTCTAGCATGGCATGAAGAAGTGGGTGATAAGCGATTAGCGATGCAAATTGAATATCGTATTAAACAGCTACCTAAAATAAAGAAAGAAGCGATCATTACTCAGTATTTGAATGTAAAAATGCTTATCCCCTAA
- a CDS encoding YaeQ family protein — protein MAQKATIYKAHINVADMDRHVYLDVPHTVACHPSETHRRLMLRLLAWALNADENLTFTKGMSSTDEPDLWTKSLSDEIELWIDLGLPDEKRIRKASNRAKKVIIFAYGNNAATAWWQQNKSKITQSDNISVIYIDDETLSQLESILARTMQIQLTIESEQAWLTSGETSITITPEWWHR, from the coding sequence ATGGCACAAAAAGCCACTATTTACAAAGCTCATATCAATGTAGCAGATATGGATCGTCACGTTTATTTAGATGTGCCCCATACTGTAGCTTGTCATCCATCAGAAACGCATCGACGTTTAATGTTGCGTTTGTTGGCATGGGCATTAAATGCAGATGAGAATCTTACCTTCACGAAAGGGATGAGTTCGACAGATGAGCCTGATCTTTGGACAAAAAGCCTAAGTGATGAAATTGAGCTTTGGATTGACCTTGGTCTTCCTGATGAAAAACGCATCCGTAAAGCATCAAATCGTGCTAAAAAAGTGATCATTTTTGCTTATGGCAATAATGCAGCAACAGCTTGGTGGCAGCAAAACAAGAGTAAAATAACGCAGTCTGATAACATTTCTGTTATTTACATTGATGATGAAACACTCAGTCAGCTTGAATCGATTCTTGCTCGTACAATGCAGATTCAGCTAACGATTGAAAGTGAGCAAGCTTGGTTAACTTCTGGTGAAACAAGTATCACAATTACCCCTGAATGGTGGCACCGCTAA
- a CDS encoding YdcF family protein: MPKHVHVLAKKIWDYHLLNQTLEKSDCIFVLCSNDVRVAEHAAKIYLAGYAPYIVFSGGEGELTKGLFGCSEAEYFAHVAADMGVPLEKILIEPQSTNTGENVQFTRELLESKDLTPNKMILVQKPFMERRTFATFVRQWPGKEVIVTSPDISFDEYPNEGLSYSDVINVMLGDLQRIKYYPQYGYSIPQDIPKDVWKAFECLVALGFDEHLVDVAG; this comes from the coding sequence ATGCCAAAACATGTACATGTTCTTGCAAAGAAAATCTGGGATTACCATCTTCTTAATCAAACATTAGAAAAAAGTGATTGTATTTTTGTTTTGTGCAGCAATGACGTAAGAGTTGCAGAGCATGCGGCGAAGATCTATTTGGCAGGCTATGCACCCTACATTGTATTTTCTGGCGGAGAAGGTGAGTTAACGAAAGGTTTATTTGGTTGCTCTGAGGCGGAGTACTTTGCTCATGTTGCGGCAGATATGGGGGTACCACTTGAAAAGATTCTTATTGAACCTCAATCAACGAACACGGGGGAGAATGTTCAATTCACTCGTGAGTTACTTGAATCCAAAGATCTGACACCCAATAAAATGATTTTAGTGCAGAAGCCATTTATGGAGCGTCGAACCTTTGCGACATTCGTGAGGCAATGGCCAGGAAAGGAAGTTATTGTAACGTCACCTGATATTTCATTCGATGAATACCCAAATGAAGGCCTGTCGTATTCTGATGTGATTAACGTGATGCTAGGGGATTTACAGCGCATTAAATATTACCCGCAGTATGGTTACTCTATTCCGCAAGATATCCCTAAAGATGTGTGGAAAGCTTTTGAGTGTTTGGTTGCACTGGGTTTTGATGAGCACCTTGTCGATGTGGCAGGTTAA
- a CDS encoding glutathione binding-like protein, with protein MIDLYTAATPNGFKISIALEEMGLEYRVHHLDLMSAEQKLPDFLAINPNGRIPAIVDRDNEDFAVFESGAILLYLAEKSGKFIPSEPKKRSQVIQWLMFQMGGVGPMMGQANVFYRYLPEKIPTAIERYQNESRRLFEVMDAQLANNKYLAGDEYSIADMSTWPWVRTYDWSGVSIEGLPHLQRWVDELAERPACQKGIVTPPPSELSDEDRAKEIRKMVSQ; from the coding sequence ATGATCGATCTATATACCGCTGCAACACCGAATGGCTTTAAGATTTCAATCGCACTTGAAGAAATGGGATTAGAGTACCGTGTTCATCATTTAGATTTGATGTCTGCCGAGCAAAAGCTTCCAGATTTCCTAGCGATTAATCCTAATGGTCGTATTCCCGCGATTGTTGATCGTGACAATGAAGATTTCGCCGTATTTGAATCAGGTGCGATCCTACTTTACCTTGCTGAAAAGTCAGGTAAATTTATTCCATCTGAACCAAAAAAACGTTCACAAGTGATCCAATGGCTGATGTTCCAAATGGGCGGTGTCGGACCAATGATGGGACAAGCGAATGTCTTTTATCGCTACTTGCCAGAAAAAATTCCAACAGCAATTGAACGATATCAGAATGAAAGTCGTCGCTTATTTGAAGTCATGGATGCTCAGCTAGCAAATAATAAATACTTAGCAGGTGATGAATATTCAATTGCTGATATGTCTACATGGCCATGGGTAAGAACTTACGACTGGAGCGGCGTAAGCATTGAAGGTTTGCCTCATTTACAACGCTGGGTTGATGAGTTAGCCGAACGTCCTGCTTGTCAAAAAGGAATTGTAACGCCTCCACCTTCCGAGCTGAGCGATGAAGATCGCGCAAAAGAAATTCGTAAAATGGTAAGCCAATAG
- a CDS encoding glutathione S-transferase: MKIYELAPAPSARRVSIYLAEMGIDVERVNIDIRGGENLSEAFQAISLNGRVPVLELDDGTTICESIAICRYFDSVTQSETSLFGDTPIEQAKIEMWQRMVEFQGLYAAFQAFRNITGIYEDRETCVTSWGHESRQRVIDFLPVLDKQLATSAYIAGDKFSVADITAFVMCGFIKNLEIEINDSLPNLLNWFDRVSQRASVQS, encoded by the coding sequence ATGAAAATTTATGAACTAGCACCCGCTCCAAGCGCTCGCAGAGTCAGTATTTACCTTGCAGAAATGGGGATTGATGTTGAACGTGTCAATATTGATATTCGTGGTGGAGAAAACCTGAGTGAAGCCTTTCAGGCGATCAGCTTAAACGGAAGAGTCCCTGTTTTAGAATTGGATGATGGCACTACAATCTGTGAATCTATCGCGATTTGTCGTTACTTTGATTCAGTCACTCAATCAGAAACATCACTCTTTGGTGATACACCAATAGAGCAAGCAAAAATTGAAATGTGGCAACGTATGGTCGAATTTCAAGGGCTTTACGCTGCGTTCCAAGCATTCCGCAATATCACTGGTATCTATGAAGATCGTGAAACGTGCGTAACAAGTTGGGGGCATGAATCTCGTCAACGAGTTATCGATTTCTTACCGGTTTTAGATAAACAACTCGCAACGTCAGCATACATCGCTGGTGATAAATTTTCGGTGGCAGATATTACTGCGTTTGTGATGTGTGGCTTCATTAAAAACTTAGAAATTGAAATTAACGACTCATTACCTAATCTGTTGAATTGGTTTGATCGTGTTAGCCAACGTGCATCCGTTCAAAGCTAA
- a CDS encoding TetR/AcrR family transcriptional regulator, which yields MARTKNFDREEKLIAAMELFWHKGYADTSIADLVDHLGINRFSLYNAYVDKETLYHECLDYYLTQISFPSLTELGKGDAGLEAIKAYLQRFALLQRDQQCGCFMQNAILERAHSDDEVLNTGTMLYTELDTALGQALKNAKQDGIIGNNVNTEQMSRFLVLQMQGIRVLGKARQYNFIDDAMVVLIAMLDTFITQ from the coding sequence ATGGCGAGAACCAAAAATTTTGATCGTGAAGAAAAACTCATCGCCGCAATGGAACTATTTTGGCATAAAGGCTATGCAGATACCTCGATTGCTGATCTGGTGGATCATCTGGGCATTAATCGCTTCAGTTTGTATAACGCCTATGTCGATAAAGAAACCTTGTACCACGAATGCCTTGATTACTATTTAACTCAGATTTCTTTTCCGTCTTTAACGGAATTAGGGAAGGGTGATGCAGGGTTAGAAGCGATTAAAGCATACCTTCAGCGTTTTGCTTTATTACAAAGAGATCAACAGTGTGGCTGCTTTATGCAAAATGCGATTCTAGAGCGTGCACATAGTGATGATGAAGTACTTAATACGGGTACAATGCTTTATACCGAGTTAGATACCGCATTGGGCCAAGCATTAAAGAATGCAAAGCAGGATGGTATAATCGGTAATAACGTGAATACTGAGCAAATGAGTCGATTTTTAGTGCTACAAATGCAAGGTATTCGTGTGTTGGGTAAAGCGCGCCAATACAATTTTATTGATGATGCAATGGTTGTATTAATCGCAATGTTAGATACATTCATTACTCAATAA
- a CDS encoding TenA family protein, with the protein MNHLDLIQACQQEYTEYTEHAFVMQLANGQLNQAAYLHYLKQDFLFLKHYARAYALAIYKAQTLEEMRAPLPSLQALIENETCHHVTYCAQWGLTESDMEAEPEAFGTVAYTRYVLDTGMAGDLTDLYVALAPCAIGYADIGKALISHPETIVEGNPYHSWIELYSGDEFQTGARAGMDRLDTMMAGIDLNSPRGQRLCEIFKTATRMEIAFWQQGLDAAKA; encoded by the coding sequence ATGAACCACTTGGATCTTATTCAGGCTTGCCAGCAAGAATACACAGAATACACAGAACACGCATTTGTTATGCAGCTTGCTAATGGTCAATTAAACCAAGCCGCTTATTTGCATTATTTAAAGCAAGACTTCCTATTTTTAAAGCACTATGCCCGTGCTTATGCTTTGGCTATATACAAAGCACAAACTCTTGAAGAAATGCGTGCACCGCTACCAAGCTTACAAGCGTTAATTGAAAATGAAACCTGTCATCATGTTACCTATTGCGCACAATGGGGGCTCACTGAAAGTGATATGGAAGCAGAACCAGAAGCTTTTGGTACTGTTGCTTATACACGTTATGTTTTAGATACAGGTATGGCTGGTGATCTAACTGATTTATATGTTGCCCTTGCTCCTTGTGCTATCGGTTATGCTGATATTGGCAAAGCATTAATAAGTCATCCTGAAACCATCGTTGAGGGTAACCCTTACCATAGCTGGATTGAGCTATACAGCGGTGATGAATTCCAGACGGGTGCCCGTGCAGGTATGGATCGCCTTGATACCATGATGGCTGGTATCGATTTAAATAGCCCTCGAGGCCAACGTCTTTGCGAGATATTCAAAACTGCGACGCGTATGGAAATAGCCTTCTGGCAACAAGGCCTAGATGCAGCTAAAGCGTAA
- a CDS encoding ABC transporter substrate-binding protein: MKKTLSKSLLALALSATTFSAAAKDLTLMLDWFVNPNHGPIIIAQEKGLFKEQGLNIEIQEPADPSMPAKLVAANKVDLAVSYQTSLTIDVAVGLPLIRSATLIAAPLNTLMVLDNNKINSLADLKGKKIGIAIAGNEEATIGTMLNTAGVEYKDVQIINVGWALSSSLASGKVDAIWGGLRNFESNQLELEGYKSKAFFPEEHGVPSYDELIVVANKNNYDKATIKKFNKAVELATQYIINHPDQAWKEFVAYNPDTLNNELNRRAWRDTLPRFALRPSAVDLERYDNFANFMYQHKIIAKVPKAVDYVPTL; the protein is encoded by the coding sequence ATGAAAAAAACGCTATCTAAAAGCTTGCTTGCACTCGCACTTTCAGCCACTACTTTCAGTGCAGCAGCTAAAGATTTGACGTTAATGCTCGATTGGTTTGTAAACCCAAACCATGGACCGATCATTATTGCTCAAGAAAAAGGATTATTTAAAGAGCAAGGGCTAAATATTGAGATTCAAGAACCCGCAGATCCAAGCATGCCTGCCAAGCTTGTGGCTGCCAATAAAGTCGACTTGGCGGTTTCTTACCAAACAAGTCTAACTATTGATGTTGCCGTAGGTTTACCACTTATCCGTTCAGCAACGTTAATTGCCGCACCACTGAATACCTTAATGGTTCTCGATAATAATAAGATCAATTCACTCGCTGATCTTAAAGGCAAAAAGATAGGTATTGCCATTGCGGGCAATGAAGAAGCAACAATCGGCACAATGCTTAACACTGCGGGTGTTGAGTACAAAGATGTTCAGATTATTAATGTTGGTTGGGCGCTTTCTTCTTCGTTAGCATCAGGAAAAGTGGATGCTATTTGGGGCGGTTTGCGTAACTTCGAAAGTAATCAACTTGAGCTTGAAGGCTATAAATCAAAAGCGTTTTTCCCAGAAGAACACGGTGTACCTTCATATGATGAACTCATTGTTGTCGCCAATAAAAATAACTACGACAAAGCAACGATAAAGAAATTCAATAAAGCGGTTGAACTGGCGACTCAGTACATCATTAACCACCCAGACCAAGCATGGAAAGAGTTTGTTGCTTACAACCCAGATACACTCAATAACGAACTAAACCGCCGTGCATGGCGCGATACTCTGCCCCGCTTTGCACTACGTCCATCAGCGGTTGATCTAGAGCGTTATGACAACTTCGCAAATTTCATGTACCAACACAAAATCATAGCTAAAGTACCGAAAGCGGTTGATTACGTACCAACACTATAA